Proteins from a genomic interval of Streptomyces sp. SID8374:
- a CDS encoding inositol-3-phosphate synthase has product MTAHADREGRTASPHRGADSPGPRTGVWFIGARGSVATTATAGCAAIAAGLHPPTGMVTETPPFADSGLPPLTSLVFGGHDTLDCPLAKRAEALAEGGVLPYRLPTAVRAELDAADAEIRPGGPLPGETRTDQELIAAFAADLTDFAHRHDLARTVVINVSSTEPAPGPDDPRLPASSLYAAAALRAGCSYANFTPSTGLRTPALAEAVADSGLPHAGRDGKTGQTLLRSVLAPMFLQRALPVRAWSGSNLLGGGDGAALADPAAAAAKNAGKERVLADTFGTAPEGEVHIDDVPAMGDWKTAWDHIAFDGFLGSRMVLQTIWQGCDSALAAPLVLDLARLLARSHELGLSGPRPELGFYFKDPDGGTSAALAEQYAALLAFAERLRGQA; this is encoded by the coding sequence GTGACCGCACATGCCGATCGTGAAGGCCGTACGGCAAGTCCACACCGTGGAGCCGACAGCCCAGGCCCCCGTACCGGCGTCTGGTTCATCGGAGCGCGCGGCTCCGTCGCCACCACCGCCACCGCGGGGTGCGCCGCCATCGCCGCGGGCCTCCACCCGCCGACCGGCATGGTCACCGAGACGCCCCCCTTCGCCGACAGCGGCCTGCCGCCCCTGACCTCGCTGGTCTTCGGCGGCCACGACACCCTGGACTGCCCCCTCGCCAAACGGGCCGAGGCGCTCGCCGAGGGCGGCGTGCTGCCCTACCGCCTCCCCACCGCCGTACGCGCCGAACTCGACGCGGCCGACGCCGAGATACGCCCCGGCGGACCGCTCCCCGGCGAGACCCGCACCGACCAGGAACTCATCGCCGCGTTCGCCGCCGACCTCACCGACTTCGCCCACCGCCACGACCTGGCCCGCACGGTCGTCATCAACGTCTCCTCCACGGAACCCGCCCCCGGCCCCGACGACCCCCGACTTCCCGCCAGCTCGCTCTACGCCGCGGCCGCCCTCCGCGCCGGCTGCTCCTACGCCAACTTCACCCCCTCGACCGGCCTGCGCACCCCCGCGCTCGCCGAAGCCGTCGCCGACAGCGGACTTCCCCACGCCGGACGCGACGGCAAGACCGGCCAGACGCTGCTCCGCTCCGTGCTCGCCCCGATGTTCCTCCAGCGCGCCCTGCCCGTACGGGCCTGGTCCGGGTCGAACCTGCTCGGCGGCGGGGACGGGGCAGCGCTGGCCGACCCGGCCGCGGCCGCCGCCAAGAACGCGGGCAAGGAACGCGTCCTGGCCGACACGTTCGGCACCGCGCCCGAGGGCGAGGTCCACATCGACGACGTGCCCGCGATGGGGGACTGGAAGACGGCCTGGGACCACATCGCCTTCGACGGCTTCCTCGGCTCCCGCATGGTCCTCCAGACCATCTGGCAGGGCTGCGACTCGGCCCTCGCCGCCCCGCTCGTCCTGGACCTGGCCCGGCTGCTGGCCCGCTCGCACGAGCTGGGCCTGAGCGGCCCCCGGCCGGAGCTGGGCTTCTACTTCAAGGACCCGGACGGCGGCACCTCGGCGGCGCTCGCCGAGCAGTACGCCGCCTTGCTGGCCTTCGCCGAGCGGCTGCGGGGCCAGGCGTGA
- a CDS encoding ThuA domain-containing protein, giving the protein MHRTRKRLLARTRVRKSLALFTGGLLAAATLTLGSAPGATAHPGHPVHEEPVAEDFQQVTLAKGVEETGEPMSLAVLPDRSVLHTSRGGELRITDSAGNTKVSGTLPVYTHDEEGLQGVGVDPDFAENRAIYLFYAPPLDTPAGDAPETGTAADFAKFEGVNRLSRFVLNEDGTLDTASEKKVLDVPTSRGICCHVGGDIDFDKDGNLYLSTGDDTNPFASDGYTPIDERTERNPAFDAQRTSGNTNDLRGKILRIKVAEDGSYTVPEGNLFEPGTDKTRPEIYAMGFRNPFRFSVDRATGIVYVGDYGPDAGAADPKRGPSGKVEFARVTKAGNFGWPYCVGDNEPYIDYDFATKASGAAFDCADLKNDSPHNTGLVDLPPAEAAWIPYDGGSLPEFGSGSESPMGGPVYRYDADLDSPVKFPEAYDGDFFAGEFGRQWIKRIEQDADGAVQSINDVPWSGTQIMDMAFGPDGALYVLDYGLAWFGGDENSALYRIENATGGRSPIAEASANKTSGTAPLKVKFSSAGTSDGDGDPLTYSWDFGDGGTSTAADPTYTYKKNGTYVATLTAEDPTGRTGSASVHVTVGNTAPTVELVLPEDGQLFEFGDSVPFKVNVSDPEDGTIDCTKVEVKFTLGHDSHGHDITTEHGCEGTIKTAMEGGHDPNANIYGGISASYTDNGGGGQAKLTGKDTSRLQPRHRQAEHFDNSSGVTTPSKSSAHGGKTVGDIHNDDWISFKTYVLGGTTKLTARISSAGSGGFLEVRTGSPTGKILGSGPVPVTGSWDTFQDIDIPLRGAPKKQTELFLVFKGGDGALYDIDDFELSNSPVDKTAKRVLVFSKTAGFRHDSIPDGIAALKEIGKDTNITVDSTESAAQFTTSNLARYDAVAFLSTTGDVLNADQQKAFENYVATGGGYVGIHAAADTEYDWEFYGGLVGAYFDSHPQIQPATVRVEDHDHPATAHLDEEWERTDEWYNYRTNPRDKAKVLATLDETTYTGGNMKGDHPISWCQTYQGGRSFYTGLGHTKESYAEPAFRQHVSGGLRYATGQVKADCKPNKDYRPIFNGKTLEGWKQAGPGKFSISDGALHSEGGMGLLTYQAKELKAYSLKLDWKMAGDDNSGVFVGFPESDDPWSAVNNGYEIQIDATDAADRTTGAVYGFKSADIKARDRVLRPPGQWNSYEIKVQGERLQVFLNGAKINDFTNTDPARSLKDGYIGLQNHGADDQVSFRNIQLKELPST; this is encoded by the coding sequence GTGCACAGAACCAGAAAGCGGCTCCTGGCCAGGACCCGCGTCCGTAAATCGCTCGCGCTGTTCACCGGCGGCCTCCTCGCCGCCGCGACCCTGACCCTCGGCTCCGCCCCCGGTGCCACCGCCCACCCCGGCCACCCGGTCCACGAGGAGCCCGTGGCGGAGGACTTCCAGCAGGTCACCCTCGCCAAGGGCGTGGAGGAGACCGGCGAGCCCATGTCGCTCGCGGTCCTCCCCGACCGCAGCGTGCTGCACACCTCGCGCGGCGGCGAGCTGCGGATCACCGACAGCGCCGGCAACACCAAGGTCTCCGGCACCCTCCCCGTGTACACGCACGACGAGGAAGGCCTCCAAGGCGTCGGCGTCGACCCGGACTTCGCCGAGAACCGGGCCATCTACCTGTTCTACGCGCCCCCGTTGGACACCCCGGCGGGCGACGCCCCGGAGACCGGGACCGCCGCCGACTTCGCGAAGTTCGAAGGCGTCAACCGGCTCTCGCGCTTCGTCCTCAACGAGGACGGCACCCTCGACACCGCCAGTGAGAAGAAGGTCCTGGACGTCCCCACCTCGCGTGGCATCTGCTGCCACGTCGGCGGTGACATCGACTTCGACAAGGACGGCAACCTCTACCTCTCCACCGGCGACGACACCAACCCCTTCGCCTCCGACGGCTACACGCCGATCGACGAACGCACCGAACGCAACCCGGCGTTCGACGCCCAGCGGACCTCCGGCAACACCAACGACCTGCGCGGCAAGATCCTGCGCATCAAGGTCGCCGAGGACGGCTCGTACACCGTCCCCGAGGGCAACCTCTTCGAGCCCGGCACGGACAAGACCCGCCCCGAGATCTACGCGATGGGCTTCCGCAACCCGTTCCGCTTCTCCGTCGACCGGGCCACCGGCATCGTGTACGTCGGTGACTACGGCCCCGACGCCGGTGCGGCCGACCCGAAGCGCGGGCCCTCGGGCAAGGTCGAGTTCGCCCGGGTGACCAAGGCCGGCAACTTCGGCTGGCCGTACTGCGTCGGCGACAACGAGCCGTACATCGACTACGACTTCGCCACCAAGGCCTCCGGCGCCGCCTTCGACTGCGCCGACCTGAAGAACGACTCGCCGCACAACACCGGCCTCGTCGACCTCCCGCCGGCCGAGGCCGCCTGGATCCCGTACGACGGCGGCTCGCTGCCCGAGTTCGGCAGCGGCTCCGAGTCCCCGATGGGCGGACCGGTCTACCGCTACGACGCGGACCTCGACTCCCCGGTCAAGTTCCCCGAGGCCTACGACGGCGACTTCTTCGCCGGTGAGTTCGGCCGCCAGTGGATCAAGCGCATCGAGCAGGACGCCGACGGCGCCGTCCAGTCCATCAACGACGTGCCGTGGTCCGGCACGCAGATCATGGACATGGCCTTCGGCCCGGACGGGGCGCTCTACGTCCTGGACTACGGCCTCGCCTGGTTCGGCGGCGACGAGAACTCCGCGCTCTACCGCATCGAGAACGCCACCGGAGGCCGCTCGCCCATCGCCGAGGCCTCGGCGAACAAGACCTCCGGCACCGCACCGCTGAAGGTCAAGTTCTCCTCGGCCGGCACGTCGGACGGCGACGGCGACCCGTTGACGTACTCCTGGGACTTCGGCGACGGCGGAACCTCGACGGCCGCCGACCCGACGTACACGTACAAGAAGAACGGCACCTACGTCGCCACCCTCACCGCCGAGGACCCGACCGGGCGCACCGGCTCCGCCAGCGTCCACGTGACCGTCGGCAACACCGCCCCGACCGTGGAGCTGGTGCTCCCCGAGGACGGGCAGCTCTTCGAGTTCGGTGACTCCGTGCCGTTCAAGGTGAACGTCAGCGACCCGGAGGACGGGACCATCGACTGCACCAAGGTCGAGGTCAAATTCACCCTGGGCCACGACAGCCACGGCCACGACATCACCACCGAGCACGGCTGCGAAGGCACCATCAAGACCGCCATGGAAGGCGGCCACGACCCCAACGCCAATATCTACGGCGGCATTTCGGCCTCCTACACCGACAACGGCGGTGGCGGCCAGGCCAAGCTGACCGGCAAGGACACCTCCCGGCTCCAGCCCAGGCACCGCCAGGCCGAGCACTTCGACAACTCGTCCGGCGTCACCACGCCGAGCAAGTCCAGTGCCCACGGCGGAAAGACCGTCGGTGACATCCACAACGACGACTGGATCTCCTTCAAGACCTACGTCCTCGGTGGCACCACCAAGCTCACCGCCCGTATCTCGTCGGCCGGTTCGGGCGGCTTCCTCGAAGTGCGCACCGGATCGCCCACCGGCAAGATCCTCGGCTCCGGCCCGGTCCCGGTGACCGGCAGCTGGGACACCTTCCAGGACATCGACATCCCGCTGCGCGGAGCGCCCAAGAAGCAGACCGAACTCTTCCTCGTCTTCAAGGGCGGCGACGGCGCGCTCTACGACATCGACGACTTCGAACTCTCCAACAGCCCGGTCGACAAGACCGCCAAGCGCGTCCTGGTCTTCTCCAAGACCGCCGGCTTCCGCCACGACTCCATCCCGGACGGCATCGCCGCACTGAAGGAGATCGGCAAGGACACCAACATCACGGTCGACTCCACCGAGTCCGCCGCCCAGTTCACCACCAGCAACCTCGCCCGCTACGACGCCGTCGCCTTCCTCTCCACCACCGGCGACGTCCTCAACGCCGACCAGCAGAAGGCGTTCGAGAACTACGTGGCCACCGGCGGCGGTTACGTCGGCATCCATGCGGCCGCCGACACCGAGTACGACTGGGAGTTCTACGGCGGCCTCGTCGGCGCCTACTTCGACTCCCACCCGCAGATCCAGCCCGCCACCGTCCGCGTCGAGGACCACGACCATCCGGCCACCGCGCACCTGGACGAGGAGTGGGAGCGCACCGACGAGTGGTACAACTACCGCACCAACCCCCGTGACAAGGCGAAGGTGTTGGCCACGCTGGACGAGACCACCTACACCGGCGGCAATATGAAGGGCGACCACCCGATCTCCTGGTGCCAGACCTACCAGGGCGGCCGCTCCTTCTACACCGGCCTCGGCCACACCAAGGAGTCCTACGCCGAACCGGCCTTCCGCCAGCACGTGTCGGGCGGCCTGCGCTACGCCACCGGCCAGGTCAAGGCCGACTGCAAGCCCAACAAGGACTACCGGCCCATCTTCAACGGCAAGACGCTGGAAGGCTGGAAGCAGGCCGGCCCCGGCAAGTTCTCCATCAGCGACGGAGCCCTGCACTCCGAGGGCGGCATGGGCCTGCTCACCTACCAGGCCAAGGAGCTGAAGGCGTACTCGCTCAAACTCGACTGGAAGATGGCCGGCGACGACAACTCCGGTGTCTTCGTGGGCTTCCCGGAGTCCGACGACCCCTGGTCGGCGGTGAACAACGGCTACGAGATCCAGATCGACGCCACCGATGCCGCCGACCGCACCACGGGCGCCGTCTACGGGTTCAAGTCGGCCGACATCAAGGCCCGTGACCGCGTCCTGCGGCCGCCGGGCCAGTGGAACAGCTACGAGATCAAGGTCCAGGGCGAACGTCTCCAGGTCTTCCTCAACGGAGCGAAGATCAACGACTTCACCAACACCGACCCGGCCCGCAGCCTGAAGGACGGCTACATCGGCCTCCAGAACCACGGAGCCGACGACCAGGTGTCCTTCCGCAACATCCAGCTGAAGGAGCTGCCCTCGACGTAG
- a CDS encoding SCO3242 family prenyltransferase — protein sequence MNGHAVRGGAPAAAPEDGLSGTGGTAPAPDRHPPSPGRGRGDTVRAWTELFRVSALFSVPGDALAGAAAVGRSPGRGTALAIGASLCLYEAGMALNDWADREEDAVDRPHRPIPSGRISPQAALGAAGVLTAAGLALAARAGRPALAVATGLAATVWAYDLHLKHTKAGPAAMAAARSLDLLLGATATVTATAPGRGPGPGPRTAHPVRGRSVRLTAAPDNVAAPLRPALGPLAAVPAALVLGAHTYGVTAVSRHEAQGGSTAVPLAVLATTATLGVAVLAAYRDWPGRAAPPGFGTGGLGAAAMAHPGRTAVPGPGTNGLATTDLDTKALVPNGLTTPTALLLTAFTGAYLRTAGPPLLHAALNPSPPLTQRAVGGGIRAMIPLQAALATRAGAPGSGLAVMALVPLARTLARKVSPT from the coding sequence CTGAACGGCCACGCCGTACGGGGCGGGGCACCGGCCGCCGCCCCCGAAGACGGCCTGTCCGGTACGGGTGGGACTGCGCCCGCACCGGACAGGCACCCGCCGTCCCCCGGTCGCGGGAGAGGGGACACGGTGCGCGCCTGGACCGAACTGTTCCGGGTCTCCGCACTGTTCTCCGTGCCGGGTGACGCACTGGCCGGGGCCGCGGCGGTGGGCCGCAGCCCCGGCCGGGGTACCGCACTCGCGATCGGCGCCTCGCTCTGCCTGTACGAGGCGGGGATGGCGCTCAACGACTGGGCGGACCGCGAGGAGGACGCCGTGGACCGCCCGCACCGGCCGATCCCCTCGGGCCGCATCAGCCCGCAGGCCGCCCTGGGCGCGGCCGGGGTCCTCACGGCGGCGGGCCTGGCCCTCGCGGCACGGGCCGGCCGCCCGGCGCTGGCGGTCGCCACGGGCCTGGCCGCCACGGTCTGGGCGTACGACCTGCACCTCAAGCACACGAAGGCGGGCCCGGCGGCGATGGCGGCGGCGCGCTCGCTGGATCTGCTGCTGGGGGCTACGGCGACTGTGACCGCGACGGCGCCTGGCAGGGGGCCGGGTCCCGGACCGCGCACCGCGCATCCGGTGCGCGGCCGGTCCGTACGGCTCACCGCCGCGCCCGACAACGTTGCCGCGCCGCTACGTCCGGCGCTCGGCCCCTTGGCCGCCGTCCCCGCAGCCCTGGTGCTCGGGGCGCACACCTACGGCGTCACCGCCGTATCCCGCCACGAGGCGCAGGGCGGCTCCACCGCCGTACCGCTCGCGGTCCTCGCCACGACGGCGACGCTGGGCGTGGCGGTGCTCGCGGCGTACCGGGACTGGCCGGGACGGGCGGCCCCGCCTGGGTTCGGGACGGGCGGGCTGGGGGCCGCCGCCATGGCACACCCGGGCCGAACCGCTGTACCGGGGCCCGGCACGAACGGGCTTGCCACAACGGATCTCGACACAAAGGCCCTTGTCCCAAACGGCCTCACCACCCCCACCGCCCTCCTGCTCACCGCGTTCACCGGCGCCTACCTCCGTACCGCCGGACCACCCCTCCTGCACGCCGCACTCAACCCCTCCCCGCCCCTCACCCAGCGGGCGGTCGGCGGCGGGATCCGGGCCATGATCCCGCTCCAGGCCGCCCTGGCCACTCGCGCCGGAGCACCCGGCTCCGGTCTCGCCGTCATGGCGCTCGTCCCGCTGGCCCGCACCCTCGCCCGGAAGGTGAGCCCCACATGA
- a CDS encoding sugar phosphate isomerase/epimerase family protein encodes MTLHLGYGTNGLTDLRLDDALGLLADLGYEGVGLTLDHMHLDPLAPDLAERTREVRRRLSSLGLRVTVETGARYVLDPRRKHGPSLLDPDPDARAARTALLVRAVDVAAELGAHAVHCFSGITSPGTAPDTAWKRLTEAITPVLEAADRSGVPLAIEPEPGHLLATLADFHHLRSLLGDPTPLGLTLDIGHCQCLEEASPVQCVQDSAPWLRHVQIEDMRRGVHEHLPFGDGEIDFPPVLAALAAADYQGLTVVELPRHSHAGPELARTSIGFLRDAMQQATKKKGGAPC; translated from the coding sequence ATGACCCTCCACCTCGGCTACGGCACCAACGGGCTCACCGACCTCCGCCTCGACGACGCCCTCGGGCTCCTCGCCGACCTCGGCTACGAGGGCGTCGGCCTGACCCTCGACCACATGCACCTGGACCCCCTCGCCCCCGACCTCGCCGAACGCACCCGCGAGGTCCGGCGCAGGCTCTCCTCCCTCGGGCTCCGGGTCACCGTGGAGACCGGCGCCCGCTATGTCCTGGACCCGCGCCGCAAGCACGGCCCCTCCCTTCTCGACCCGGACCCCGACGCCCGGGCCGCGCGCACCGCGCTGCTCGTCCGTGCCGTGGACGTGGCCGCCGAACTCGGCGCGCACGCCGTCCACTGCTTCAGCGGCATCACCTCGCCCGGCACCGCGCCGGACACCGCCTGGAAGCGCCTGACCGAGGCGATCACCCCCGTACTCGAAGCCGCCGACCGATCGGGCGTCCCCCTCGCCATCGAACCCGAGCCCGGTCACCTCCTCGCCACCCTCGCCGACTTCCACCACCTCCGCTCCCTTCTCGGCGACCCGACCCCCCTCGGGCTCACCCTCGACATCGGCCACTGCCAGTGCCTGGAAGAGGCGTCCCCCGTGCAGTGCGTCCAGGACTCCGCCCCCTGGCTCCGGCACGTCCAGATCGAGGACATGCGGCGCGGTGTCCACGAGCACCTTCCGTTCGGCGACGGCGAGATCGACTTCCCGCCCGTGCTCGCCGCCCTCGCCGCCGCCGACTACCAGGGCCTCACCGTCGTCGAACTGCCCCGCCACTCCCACGCGGGCCCCGAACTCGCCCGCACCTCCATCGGCTTCCTGCGCGACGCCATGCAGCAGGCCACGAAGAAGAAGGGGGGCGCACCGTGCTGA